A window of Ciona intestinalis unplaced genomic scaffold, KH HT000185.1, whole genome shotgun sequence genomic DNA:
aataactttaattgttGTTCAACAGTCGCTGACGATGACAAAATCATCGGAGGGCAACTCACCAGCCCCGGTGACTTGCCATACATCGTCAACTTGAAGAGATTTGGAAGCCTTATGTGCGGAGGAAGCATCCTCAGCGCTAACTGGGCCATGTCCGCCGCTCACTGCAACGCCGCGTAAGTAAAACCCTATGtaatattactgtggggtaagatgggacacacattctttttatttactcGTCAACTTGTTCAATACAGCGCCGCTTCCCTTACTGTTACTGCTGGAGACTACAGCCTTTCCAACAATGACGGTACCGAGCAAGCATCCAGTGTTGTAAGGACCGTACCCCACCCACAGTACAACAGTAACACCATGGAAAACGACATCATGTTGCTTCAACTCTCAGTAAGTTATTAAAGTATGGCGCTTAGTAACAACATGATTTGattctgctaccattgtgggcatttggtttatttgggcaattgtccgccattacgactgtcattacccgACCACGCTATAGGATCTAATAAGTtccatttattaatttatacaagTGATATGGGACATAGACTAACCATACAATAACGTAATATTGTTAATGTATCTGAATCATagctttgttttattcttacaGAGCAGCATCAGCCAGAACTCCCACGTTACATTCGCCACCCTCCCAGCCGCATTCAACGACCCAGCCGTAGGAACTGTCTGCAAAGTATCTGGATGGGGAAACACCCAGATTGTTGGATGTACGTTTAacataatagttttttttatctctcCCAATACGATagtaaaaatcaaattaatcaataaacaaagagaagggaattagcagcaaaac
This region includes:
- the LOC100187393 gene encoding cationic trypsin-like; this translates as MKVFILALLVAAAVADDDKIIGGQLTSPGDLPYIVNLKRFGSLMCGGSILSANWAMSAAHCNAAAASLTVTAGDYSLSNNDGTEQASSVVRTVPHPQYNSNTMENDIMLLQLSSSISQNSHVTFATLPAAFNDPAVGTVCKVSGWGNTQIVGSNYPDKPYSVQVPIISNSDCNNAYGGGIYDGMMCLGLLGTGGKDSCQGDSGGPVVCNGAVHGVVSWGIGCAYPDYPGVYTRVSHYISFINSYV